DNA sequence from the Mesotoga sp. UBA6090 genome:
GAGTCATGTTCCAGAACATGAGACTCCTTCCATACTTTGATTTCAGACTACTCTACTAGAATCTCGCAACCCGCCGGAGAATCGGAGATTTTTGCTTCATGAAGCCCCGAGCCATTATATATTTTGAAGGATAGCATTCTCTCCTTACATATGAAGGTTCCTTTCTGAGGGCGGACCTCGATCCTGATTCCATCATGTGTGTTGGTTACAACCAGCTTCTTGATTGAGTATTCGCCGGTTTCATAGGCGTAAGTGAAGCCATCGTCTTCGTATAGATCAAACTCGGCGCGCTCCTCCACAAAGCCAGTGATATGAAGGTCTCCCCAGGAACCGCTCTCTGCGTACTGTGTACTGGCTGTTGTGACCAGTAGGGTGTCCCGCCTTTGAAAGTGAGGAATCGTGTCCAAGGGGGCGCTCACCCAAATATGGCCACCTTCGATAATACTCTTGCTGTTGAGATCAAGCCACTCTCCTCCAGGCAAGTACACATGTCTTCCCTCCGAATTTCTTTGATAGACGGGGGCTACCATTATCGCCGAACCCATCATGAACTGGTCATCGGCATAGTGAGTCTCCCTGTCTTGGGGCCAGACTAATGCTAGAGGTCTTATCATAGTGGTCTCACCATCTGCGGATTGCTTGTGAATTGTGTAAAGGTATGGAAGTAATGAATAACGGAGATCGATCGCCTTCTTGACAAGCCCTTCCACTTCTTCATCGAAGGCCCATGGTTCCTGTTTTCTAGTGCCAATGGCGCTGTGATTTCTGAAAAAGGGAAGAAATGCCCCGAACTGCGTCCAGCGGACAAGCAACTCTCCGCTGCAGTCGCCTCCGAAGCCCCCCACATCACAACCTGTGAAGCTCACTCCGGCCAGTGAAATAGATTGCACCAGCCTTATTTCACTCAGAAGGTGCTCCCACTGACTATCATTGTCTCCGGTCCACAAGATGGCGTATCGTTGAATTCCGGGGTAAGATGACCTTGTAATGTTGAACGGTCTTCTTTCCGGCTCACAGCTTCTAATACCTTCGTAGGCTGCTCTAGCCATATTGAATCCGTAGATGTTTCTCACCTTTCTGTGCAGGTGTACTATGCCACTGTCATCTCTCTGGGTGAAATCATTCCCATAGTCAAAATACTTTTTCTTCGATATGATTCTACCGAAAAGAAA
Encoded proteins:
- a CDS encoding TIM-barrel domain-containing protein, with translation MKRFFRYLDSVIKMEVEREGKTKFKTDSVLAAPVEELATDVANHLFQGLRLHGLEGSSSQDFNEMEIVEKTDGFSITIELHDDQAVLGLGQTIGPLNKRGGVYEMYNTDEPDHSPSKRRLYSTLPIFYISSPERQIGFFLDHPGYSRFDVGFEIRDRLKIDVEGDGFDLFMFFEKPEETLRDIFKLTGNPLFLPIWSLGYHQSRWSYEDEKSVLDIAKEFRDRKIPCDAIHLDIDYMDEYKVFTWNRDRFPDPSSMIDELSRMGMKVVAIIDPGVKAVDGYDVYEDGIKNDSFCKREDGRPFKAAVWPGESSFPDFLNTATRSWWGKYYDRLLKKGIAGFWNDMNEPAIFYTSESLKELRQMSAELEDRGIETEFLFGRIISKKKYFDYGNDFTQRDDSGIVHLHRKVRNIYGFNMARAAYEGIRSCEPERRPFNITRSSYPGIQRYAILWTGDNDSQWEHLLSEIRLVQSISLAGVSFTGCDVGGFGGDCSGELLVRWTQFGAFLPFFRNHSAIGTRKQEPWAFDEEVEGLVKKAIDLRYSLLPYLYTIHKQSADGETTMIRPLALVWPQDRETHYADDQFMMGSAIMVAPVYQRNSEGRHVYLPGGEWLDLNSKSIIEGGHIWVSAPLDTIPHFQRRDTLLVTTASTQYAESGSWGDLHITGFVEERAEFDLYEDDGFTYAYETGEYSIKKLVVTNTHDGIRIEVRPQKGTFICKERMLSFKIYNGSGLHEAKISDSPAGCEILVE